The following are encoded together in the Nitrospirota bacterium genome:
- a CDS encoding heterodisulfide reductase, protein CTKYCPRGARPGDVFSTIRQKFIEENSIPAFMGKIVAKPSMTLLALAIPFILFLIVLGLTGHLRIPEGDIVYSKFFPITYIEIIFISAVGLAGIAYLASLARFWNSMSKGNGQSYSKGFVPAIIETLLEFLKHSRFAKCGPNVDRRIMHMLVFYAVIGLFITTVWITYYYYVPKINSPIPLSDPMKWLANISAFALLIGAGILIFNRLKDKGFISKNSSFDWTFAIMILLLCVTGILTELIRLAGIASLAYPMYFAHLLFVFYTIVYFPYSKLAHMGYRTLAIAYSKMTNRDIAV, encoded by the coding sequence ACTGTACAAAGTACTGCCCCCGCGGTGCAAGGCCAGGTGATGTGTTTTCGACAATAAGGCAGAAGTTCATAGAGGAAAATTCGATTCCTGCCTTTATGGGAAAGATAGTCGCAAAACCCAGCATGACGCTCCTGGCACTGGCAATACCCTTTATACTCTTTTTAATAGTGCTTGGATTGACCGGCCACCTCCGTATCCCTGAAGGTGATATAGTTTATTCAAAGTTTTTCCCCATAACTTATATAGAGATAATATTTATAAGTGCTGTTGGCCTTGCAGGTATTGCCTATCTTGCGAGTCTGGCCCGTTTCTGGAACAGTATGAGCAAAGGCAACGGGCAATCTTATTCAAAGGGTTTTGTTCCGGCCATTATAGAGACGCTCTTAGAGTTTCTCAAACACTCAAGATTTGCAAAGTGCGGGCCTAATGTTGACCGTAGAATTATGCACATGCTGGTGTTTTATGCCGTTATAGGTCTATTTATAACAACGGTCTGGATAACCTATTACTATTATGTCCCAAAGATTAATTCCCCCATTCCATTGTCTGACCCAATGAAGTGGCTCGCGAATATAAGTGCTTTCGCACTGCTTATAGGTGCAGGTATACTGATATTTAATAGATTGAAGGACAAAGGGTTTATATCAAAAAACTCATCCTTTGACTGGACCTTTGCTATTATGATACTGCTTCTCTGTGTTACAGGTATTCTTACAGAGCTTATCAGGCTGGCAGGCATAGCATCTCTCGCATATCCCATGTATTTTGCCCATCTCCTTTTTGTCTTTTACACTATTGTATATTTCCCGTATTCAAAGCTTGCACATATGGGTTACAGGACACTGGCAATTGCTTACTCCAAGATGACTAACAGGGATATAGCGGTCTAA